The Candidatus Nitrosocosmicus arcticus genome includes a region encoding these proteins:
- a CDS encoding recombinase family protein, with protein MKYAFAYLRVSTEEQTVLNQKIAMQGWAQSHDFQILDYFEDSSISGKTAAIGRKGFQELLKMVALESVDAVLVYELSRVGRTFWDTLEAIKAIEQYSPLISCSPRETFLQTTEPSIRKLMLGILTWVAERERELLVQRTKDGIIRAKSVGKHIGRPKKELNTSDLISHLSQSKSKLRIAKELGVSKATLYKNLRRLAH; from the coding sequence ATGAAATATGCGTTTGCTTACTTACGAGTAAGTACGGAAGAACAAACTGTATTGAATCAGAAAATAGCAATGCAAGGTTGGGCTCAGTCACATGATTTTCAGATATTGGATTATTTCGAAGACTCTTCAATTAGCGGAAAAACAGCGGCAATTGGCCGAAAGGGATTCCAAGAGCTATTAAAAATGGTAGCATTAGAATCTGTCGATGCAGTTTTGGTCTACGAACTTTCAAGGGTAGGTCGTACTTTCTGGGATACCTTGGAAGCTATTAAGGCTATTGAACAGTATTCCCCCTTAATCTCATGCTCTCCCAGGGAGACTTTTCTTCAAACAACTGAACCAAGCATCAGAAAGCTTATGCTGGGCATTTTAACATGGGTCGCAGAACGCGAAAGAGAGCTATTAGTTCAAAGAACTAAAGACGGCATTATCAGAGCTAAATCGGTGGGAAAACATATAGGAAGGCCAAAAAAAGAATTGAATACTTCTGACTTAATTAGTCACCTTTCTCAAAGTAAATCTAAATTAAGAATCGCGAAGGAATTAGGAGTTTCTAAAGCAACACTGTATAAAAATTTAAGAAGGCTTGCCCACTAA
- the bioB gene encoding biotin synthase BioB: MSNLTKDFIYEKMFNVLSDKPINFQDAMKLINSTDLDLLADCANQITVKFGGDKVDVETLINAKSGRCPEDCSFCSQSTFNTTKIEKYPLLTPEMILGQAESAKENGANSFCIVCAYRAPPEQDFVQICNTIKLIKERLDMDVNTSLGFMTRDRAQILKRIGVKRYNHNLETAKSLFDQICTTHSYEDRINTAKIVKEVGLELCSGGIIGMGESVEQRVELGFALQSLNPDEVPINMLIGREGTPLYNKYSLTEEEIIRTIATFRFLMPRTILKIAGGREVHLKKNDKKVLKAGANGIISGGYLTTKGNKPLDDIRMLKEIGLKQK, from the coding sequence ATGAGCAATTTGACTAAGGACTTTATTTATGAAAAAATGTTTAACGTTTTATCAGATAAACCAATTAATTTCCAGGATGCAATGAAATTAATTAATTCGACTGATCTTGACCTCCTTGCTGATTGTGCAAATCAAATTACCGTGAAATTTGGGGGCGACAAAGTTGATGTTGAAACCCTAATTAATGCAAAATCTGGCAGATGCCCAGAAGATTGTTCTTTTTGCTCTCAATCGACGTTTAATACCACCAAAATCGAAAAATATCCCCTATTGACGCCGGAGATGATTTTAGGACAAGCTGAATCAGCAAAGGAAAATGGGGCAAATAGTTTTTGTATAGTTTGTGCTTACCGGGCTCCCCCAGAACAGGATTTTGTTCAAATATGCAATACTATAAAGTTAATAAAAGAAAGGCTGGACATGGATGTTAACACCTCTTTGGGTTTTATGACTAGAGATAGGGCCCAAATTTTAAAGAGAATAGGAGTTAAAAGATATAATCATAATTTAGAAACGGCGAAAAGTTTGTTTGATCAGATTTGTACTACCCATTCCTACGAAGATAGAATTAACACTGCCAAAATAGTTAAAGAAGTGGGATTAGAGTTGTGTAGTGGTGGAATTATCGGTATGGGAGAATCCGTTGAACAGAGAGTAGAGTTAGGTTTTGCTTTACAATCATTGAATCCTGACGAAGTCCCTATAAACATGTTAATAGGTAGAGAAGGCACTCCACTCTATAACAAGTATTCACTGACCGAAGAGGAAATAATTAGGACAATTGCAACATTCCGCTTTCTCATGCCTAGAACCATTTTAAAAATTGCAGGAGGGAGAGAAGTTCATTTAAAAAAGAATGATAAGAAAGTACTAAAGGCAGGTGCTAATGGAATTATTAGTGGGGGATACTTGACTACAAAAGGAAATAAACCTCTTGATGACATTAGAATGCTAAAAGAGATTGGGCTTAAACAAAAGTAA
- a CDS encoding aminotransferase class I/II-fold pyridoxal phosphate-dependent enzyme — protein sequence MGLNKSNSLYFQNKLRELRKEHLYRELRTVEDISESGKGDHESSVLNFSSNDYLGLSRNKFLVKKLQNLHISRISQCSSRLISGNTESIEDLEKALSKHRKTASSLLYPTGFMANLGVLGSISDKETIIFSDELNHASIIDGCKLSPSKIQRFPHNDTIELEKTVKNYDDKRKIIITEGIFSMDGDMADLREIARVSAENNCILIVDDSHGDFIIGNNRLKDFGGTPSYFGVNRRVDIHISSLSKGLGCFGGYVSCSKLVKEYLVNKSRPFIFTSALPDYLAEIAMMSMQLATRGNLQTKLYRNIEHFNKIANEQKINSRKIENSPIIPLLIGSEKKALAVSKELLKQDFFVQAIRYPTVKRNEARLRISLSSDHSQGQISELLNHISKFLRN from the coding sequence TTGGGCTTAAACAAAAGTAATTCACTTTATTTTCAAAACAAGTTACGAGAATTAAGAAAGGAACATCTTTATAGAGAGCTTCGAACTGTTGAAGATATCTCAGAGTCAGGAAAAGGAGATCATGAGTCTTCTGTATTGAATTTTTCATCAAATGACTATCTAGGTTTATCTAGGAACAAATTTTTGGTTAAGAAGTTACAGAATCTACATATTTCAAGAATTTCACAATGTAGCTCGAGATTAATTAGCGGAAATACAGAAAGCATAGAAGACCTAGAGAAAGCTCTTTCAAAGCATAGGAAGACTGCCTCATCATTGCTCTATCCAACAGGATTTATGGCAAATTTAGGAGTCCTAGGATCTATCTCCGATAAGGAAACTATCATTTTTAGCGATGAATTAAATCATGCGAGCATAATAGATGGCTGCAAGTTGTCTCCCAGTAAAATTCAGCGATTCCCTCACAACGATACGATTGAATTAGAAAAGACTGTAAAAAATTACGATGACAAAAGAAAAATAATAATAACTGAAGGAATTTTTAGCATGGACGGCGATATGGCGGACTTAAGGGAAATTGCGAGGGTATCAGCCGAAAATAATTGCATACTCATAGTTGACGACTCACATGGAGATTTTATTATTGGTAACAATAGGTTAAAGGATTTTGGGGGAACTCCGAGTTATTTTGGAGTTAACAGAAGAGTAGACATTCATATTAGTAGTCTGAGTAAAGGACTCGGGTGTTTTGGAGGCTATGTTAGCTGTTCGAAGTTGGTAAAAGAATATTTAGTTAACAAATCCAGACCTTTTATCTTCACTTCTGCTCTTCCAGATTATTTGGCCGAAATAGCTATGATGTCAATGCAATTAGCAACGAGAGGGAACCTCCAGACTAAATTGTACAGAAATATCGAGCATTTTAATAAAATAGCTAATGAACAAAAAATTAACAGTCGAAAAATCGAAAATAGCCCTATTATTCCGCTGTTAATCGGGTCTGAAAAAAAAGCTTTAGCAGTTTCGAAGGAATTATTAAAACAAGATTTCTTCGTTCAAGCTATAAGATATCCTACTGTCAAAAGAAACGAAGCGCGCTTAAGAATATCGCTAAGTTCGGATCATAGCCAAGGCCAGATCTCTGAACTATTAAATCATATTTCCAAATTTCTAAGAAATTAA
- a CDS encoding nucleotidyltransferase family protein translates to MKGVILAGGFGKRLKPITDNRPKPMIEILGKPIIEWQIKLLSKNNITEIIICVGYLKEQIINHIASGNKFKVKVAYMVEEEPLGTGGALKNTQSLLKDEKNGFFMINGDILTNIDFNILSHKNDYNSIAVVPLKSPFGIVDFNDQQFVTGFKEKPNIIDKWINAGIYFFNQEIFDFLPDKGNIETTALPAMANEQKLKAKKFEKSFWKSIDSHKDIEESSKEMSRINSK, encoded by the coding sequence TTGAAAGGAGTAATATTAGCGGGGGGATTTGGTAAAAGGCTTAAACCGATCACAGATAACCGCCCGAAACCGATGATAGAAATTCTAGGTAAGCCCATTATAGAGTGGCAAATAAAGCTATTGTCTAAAAATAACATAACCGAAATTATCATTTGTGTTGGCTATTTGAAGGAGCAAATCATAAATCATATTGCGAGTGGAAACAAGTTCAAGGTCAAAGTTGCCTATATGGTAGAAGAGGAACCACTAGGTACCGGCGGGGCTCTGAAAAACACACAATCTCTTCTAAAGGATGAAAAAAATGGCTTCTTTATGATCAATGGCGATATATTAACCAACATAGATTTTAATATTCTATCTCACAAGAACGATTACAACTCTATAGCAGTAGTTCCGTTAAAAAGCCCTTTTGGGATTGTGGATTTTAATGACCAGCAATTTGTGACGGGGTTCAAAGAAAAACCAAATATAATCGATAAATGGATCAACGCGGGTATTTATTTTTTTAACCAAGAAATTTTCGACTTCCTACCCGATAAAGGAAACATTGAAACAACAGCACTGCCTGCCATGGCAAACGAACAAAAATTAAAAGCAAAGAAATTTGAGAAATCATTCTGGAAATCAATTGATTCCCATAAAGATATCGAAGAATCATCCAAAGAGATGTCCAGGATAAATTCCAAATAA
- a CDS encoding LLM class flavin-dependent oxidoreductase: protein MKEKIGFSIGSLLNSKEILEFATIVDKNESIHSVWAPESWGKEVFSTLGAISQVTNRIKIGTSIVNIYSRTPATIGMGGITLDNLSNNRAILGLGTSTSILVENLHGIKFEKPLIRMKEYVQSIKLLLKSKKVNYHGQTVNIKNFKLLEHSREDIPIYVAAVNSGMIGVAKKYADGVIFYLKPKDELEVVIENINFENQNQKFLKALVIITSVSNKDPTKATLRAAKTLAFYISVGRIYYDSLIKTKYKTVVEKIYNDYYKYGLQQSIRNIPDEMLNDFVIAGSINDCNSQIKRFKKIGVDLPILQINPVKDDNGNLNYKEFTDLWK, encoded by the coding sequence ATGAAGGAAAAAATAGGATTTAGTATTGGATCATTATTGAATTCAAAGGAGATCCTCGAATTTGCTACTATAGTGGACAAAAATGAAAGTATTCATTCCGTCTGGGCCCCAGAGTCCTGGGGAAAGGAGGTTTTTTCTACCCTTGGAGCTATTTCCCAAGTTACAAACAGAATAAAAATAGGAACATCTATTGTAAACATCTATTCTAGAACCCCGGCCACGATTGGTATGGGTGGCATTACATTGGATAACCTATCAAATAACCGAGCCATTTTAGGCCTTGGCACAAGCACTTCCATCTTAGTGGAGAACCTTCATGGAATCAAATTTGAAAAACCATTAATCAGAATGAAAGAATATGTTCAATCGATAAAACTGTTGTTAAAATCGAAAAAAGTTAACTATCATGGACAAACTGTAAATATTAAAAATTTTAAGCTGCTTGAACACTCTAGGGAAGATATCCCTATCTATGTTGCAGCCGTAAATTCAGGAATGATTGGGGTTGCAAAAAAGTATGCAGATGGAGTAATCTTCTACCTAAAGCCAAAAGATGAGTTAGAGGTGGTGATTGAGAACATCAATTTTGAAAATCAAAATCAAAAGTTCCTGAAAGCCCTTGTAATTATCACCTCCGTTTCAAATAAAGATCCTACAAAGGCTACTCTCAGAGCTGCCAAGACTTTGGCTTTTTATATATCTGTGGGCAGAATTTACTATGATTCATTGATTAAAACAAAATACAAGACAGTAGTTGAAAAAATCTATAATGATTACTACAAATATGGACTTCAACAGTCAATTAGAAATATTCCCGATGAGATGCTTAATGACTTTGTCATAGCAGGTTCTATAAATGATTGCAATAGTCAGATTAAAAGGTTTAAAAAAATAGGTGTCGATTTACCAATACTACAAATTAATCCTGTAAAGGATGATAACGGCAATCTGAATTACAAGGAATTTACAGATTTATGGAAATAG
- a CDS encoding thiolase family protein has translation MEIAIDSTNTQKFAKASDSTAAELASKSIIDLLGRTQIQKYEIDGLIVSSSSNDSYLGNIVSEMVGIRPKFSTKIENLCNSGTSGIMLAYSLIKSRLCNAVLVTGVEKQNSQGNKLAWDISRGQYNMPVHWASLYAQNHFRKYGTTEEDLAIVSFKNHMNANKNTKAFFYDKHFTYSTIVNSKMVAEPLKKFDCCYPCEGCSSILVLSEAMAKRTEIPIWIKGISQNNQGASFASISNNLDYILSTRIAARDAFQQSNLEPKNIDIVEIHDAFTILELLAYEDIGFTDKGEGRRFIDKNTLYTNVRGGLLGCGHPIGATGIDQTNEIVIQLQGKAGLRQKKGCKSGLVHNMAAAGTSTTVIILQK, from the coding sequence ATGGAAATAGCAATTGATTCCACCAATACTCAAAAATTTGCTAAGGCTTCAGACTCTACAGCTGCTGAATTAGCAAGTAAATCCATAATTGATCTACTTGGGAGAACACAAATTCAAAAGTATGAAATAGATGGTCTAATTGTATCAAGTAGCTCCAATGATTCATATTTGGGTAATATAGTTTCAGAAATGGTAGGCATCAGGCCCAAATTTTCGACCAAGATCGAAAATTTATGTAATTCGGGTACCAGTGGTATCATGTTGGCATACTCATTGATAAAATCAAGATTATGTAATGCGGTGCTAGTAACAGGAGTAGAAAAGCAGAACAGTCAAGGAAACAAATTGGCTTGGGACATCTCCAGGGGACAATATAATATGCCAGTTCACTGGGCATCACTATATGCCCAAAACCACTTTCGAAAGTATGGAACGACAGAAGAAGATCTAGCAATTGTTTCTTTTAAAAATCATATGAACGCTAATAAAAACACCAAGGCGTTTTTCTATGACAAACACTTTACCTATTCAACAATAGTAAATTCCAAAATGGTGGCGGAACCATTGAAAAAGTTTGATTGTTGTTATCCTTGCGAAGGATGCTCGTCAATACTTGTTTTGTCTGAAGCAATGGCAAAGAGAACTGAAATACCCATCTGGATCAAGGGTATTTCCCAAAATAACCAAGGCGCTAGCTTTGCATCCATTTCAAATAATCTTGATTACATACTATCAACGAGAATAGCAGCAAGAGATGCGTTTCAACAATCAAACTTGGAACCTAAAAACATTGATATCGTAGAGATTCATGACGCGTTTACCATTTTAGAGCTCTTAGCCTATGAAGATATTGGATTTACCGATAAGGGAGAGGGAAGAAGATTCATAGACAAGAACACGCTTTATACAAACGTGAGAGGAGGACTACTTGGATGTGGTCATCCCATTGGTGCGACCGGGATCGATCAGACCAATGAAATAGTAATTCAATTGCAAGGAAAGGCAGGTTTAAGACAAAAAAAAGGTTGCAAAAGTGGTCTGGTCCACAACATGGCAGCTGCAGGTACCTCTACTACAGTAATAATTCTGCAAAAATAA
- a CDS encoding 50S ribosomal protein L6, which produces MSTKPEFYANEIVIPDGISVNKDQNLITTNGSNGKVQKDFTKIHALIEVGKERITIRSYGNRKSDFALVNTVHSHIRNMIKGSTTGFTYKLKIVFAHFPISVKIKGQDVYIENFFGERSSRVSKILGNDTKVTVQGDDILITGPNIENVSQTAANIESSTRIKNKDSRVFLDGVYIYSKA; this is translated from the coding sequence ATGTCTACTAAACCCGAATTTTATGCAAATGAGATTGTTATTCCAGATGGTATATCGGTGAATAAAGATCAGAATCTCATTACAACAAACGGATCAAACGGAAAAGTTCAAAAGGATTTTACGAAGATTCATGCATTAATAGAAGTTGGTAAAGAAAGAATTACAATACGATCTTACGGAAATAGGAAAAGCGATTTTGCATTAGTCAACACGGTGCATAGTCATATTAGGAATATGATAAAGGGTTCAACCACTGGATTCACATATAAACTAAAAATCGTATTTGCACACTTTCCTATATCCGTTAAGATTAAAGGACAGGATGTTTATATCGAAAACTTTTTTGGAGAACGATCATCTAGAGTGTCAAAGATACTAGGGAATGATACTAAGGTTACTGTTCAAGGTGATGATATTTTGATCACAGGACCAAATATTGAAAATGTATCCCAAACTGCAGCAAATATCGAATCTTCCACAAGGATAAAAAATAAAGACTCTAGAGTGTTTCTTGATGGGGTATATATATACTCCAAAGCCTAG
- a CDS encoding 30S ribosomal protein S8, with the protein MPALNILSNLFTTLYNNEMRRKRECIVLPASKFSSEVLRVMQKQRYIGEFEQVDDGRLGKFRIQLLAKINKCGIITPRFSVKKDRYLDWERQFLPSYNMGILIVSTSKGIMSHHDAQNEGLGGALIGYVY; encoded by the coding sequence ATGCCAGCATTAAATATTTTATCTAATCTATTTACCACTTTATATAACAATGAAATGAGAAGGAAGCGGGAATGCATAGTATTACCAGCGTCAAAATTCTCAAGTGAAGTTTTAAGGGTCATGCAAAAGCAGAGATATATTGGAGAATTCGAACAGGTTGACGACGGGAGATTGGGTAAATTCAGGATACAACTCTTAGCAAAAATTAATAAATGTGGAATAATTACTCCTAGATTTAGTGTAAAGAAGGATCGATACTTAGATTGGGAACGTCAGTTCCTTCCTTCATATAACATGGGTATTTTAATAGTATCCACTAGTAAAGGAATTATGTCTCATCATGACGCTCAAAATGAAGGATTGGGAGGTGCACTCATAGGTTATGTCTACTAA
- a CDS encoding 30S ribosomal protein S14 yields MKIRDYALTGRKKLAHGKGTRWCKRCGSFSGMICSYDLMLCRRCFREVAFSLGFRKYE; encoded by the coding sequence ATTAAAATTAGAGATTACGCCCTCACAGGTCGAAAGAAGTTGGCCCACGGCAAGGGTACCCGATGGTGTAAAAGGTGTGGATCTTTTAGTGGAATGATTTGTTCATATGATCTTATGTTATGCAGAAGATGTTTTAGAGAAGTTGCCTTCTCACTAGGGTTCAGGAAATACGAATAG
- a CDS encoding 50S ribosomal protein L5 — translation MSENKINLMKEIHVSKVVINIGVGKSGDPVEKAKYALSELTGKTPSVRGAKKSVRDFGIHKGEPIGAMVTLRRTDATNFLRRVMESKRNVIKNSSFDNNGNISFGIHEHIDIPGTKYNPDIGIFGMDVCAALTRPGYRVSKRRNPSKIGKNHKITKDESIEFFKAQFGVEVN, via the coding sequence ATGAGTGAAAATAAGATCAACCTAATGAAAGAAATTCACGTTTCTAAGGTAGTCATTAATATTGGCGTAGGTAAATCAGGAGATCCTGTTGAGAAAGCCAAATATGCTTTATCTGAGCTAACCGGTAAAACTCCAAGTGTAAGGGGTGCAAAAAAAAGCGTAAGGGATTTTGGCATTCATAAAGGTGAACCTATAGGGGCAATGGTTACCCTGAGACGAACAGATGCCACAAACTTTTTAAGACGAGTTATGGAATCAAAGAGGAATGTGATAAAGAATTCATCATTTGATAATAATGGTAACATATCGTTTGGAATCCATGAACATATTGATATTCCTGGTACAAAGTACAATCCTGATATCGGTATATTTGGAATGGATGTATGCGCTGCTTTGACAAGACCTGGCTACAGAGTTTCCAAAAGGAGGAATCCGAGTAAGATCGGCAAAAATCATAAAATTACAAAAGATGAGTCGATAGAATTCTTTAAGGCTCAATTTGGAGTTGAAGTAAATTGA
- a CDS encoding 30S ribosomal protein S4e — protein MVKKSGSTKLKRQMAPKFWDIKRKDSPFILAPRPGPYAKTKCYSIGVLIRDVLHLCSNLAEAKRILNSGQIKVDGKIRRDGRFGVGIMDVVEIVPNGVAYRMVPKGSKLLVPTQTTEKSLKLLKITSKVSYRGNKIQYGFHDGKTLISDNKDMNVGDSCLVTIPEINIEQHIKFETGCSILVVQGENAGKIGKVEEIKDGMFSLPKRVVLTLDEKTVELPVGIVMPVGVEKPVLEVLVNE, from the coding sequence ATGGTAAAAAAAAGTGGTAGTACTAAATTAAAAAGACAAATGGCGCCTAAATTTTGGGATATTAAACGAAAAGACTCCCCTTTCATTCTGGCTCCTAGGCCTGGCCCTTATGCAAAAACAAAATGCTATTCGATCGGTGTATTGATTCGTGATGTCTTGCATTTGTGTTCAAATTTAGCTGAAGCTAAGAGAATATTAAACTCTGGACAAATCAAAGTGGATGGTAAAATTAGAAGGGATGGGCGTTTCGGTGTCGGAATTATGGATGTTGTAGAGATAGTACCAAATGGGGTAGCTTATAGAATGGTGCCGAAAGGTTCTAAATTACTAGTTCCCACTCAAACTACAGAAAAATCATTAAAATTGTTAAAGATTACTAGTAAGGTAAGCTATCGAGGGAATAAAATTCAATACGGGTTTCACGATGGCAAAACCTTGATATCGGATAATAAAGATATGAATGTAGGTGATTCCTGTCTGGTAACAATTCCTGAAATAAATATAGAACAACATATTAAGTTTGAGACTGGATGTAGTATTCTTGTGGTTCAGGGTGAAAATGCAGGGAAGATTGGTAAAGTGGAGGAGATTAAAGATGGGATGTTTTCGTTACCTAAAAGAGTAGTGTTAACGTTGGATGAAAAAACCGTGGAATTGCCAGTTGGTATAGTAATGCCGGTCGGTGTTGAAAAACCTGTATTGGAGGTGTTAGTCAATGAGTGA
- the rplX gene encoding 50S ribosomal protein L24, with product MSEKKMKRKSNNICSNLSNNLKKEYNRRSLRIVKGDSVKIMRGEYKGVEGKVEKLNTLKGRLSIEGVQREKIKGGQVKVQIHASNVRITSLHLDDKYRKNKIGNQEQINKSSRKQTMKTPEKNEEKK from the coding sequence ATGAGTGAAAAGAAAATGAAAAGAAAGTCAAATAATATATGTTCAAATTTATCTAACAATCTGAAGAAAGAGTACAATAGGAGGAGCTTGAGAATAGTCAAAGGCGATTCAGTCAAAATCATGAGAGGCGAATACAAAGGCGTAGAAGGAAAGGTAGAGAAATTAAATACTTTGAAGGGGCGGTTAAGTATAGAAGGCGTTCAAAGGGAAAAAATCAAGGGCGGTCAAGTTAAAGTTCAGATTCATGCCTCCAATGTTCGTATTACGTCGTTGCACCTGGATGACAAATATCGAAAGAACAAGATAGGAAATCAGGAACAAATTAATAAATCATCAAGAAAACAAACAATGAAAACACCTGAAAAAAATGAGGAAAAGAAGTGA
- a CDS encoding 50S ribosomal protein L14 encodes MAQLVCADNTGAKILQIAQVTRYKGRHSRLPAAAVGDFVTVTVKKGPAELRKQIFGAVIVRQKYPIRRLNGVRVSFEDNAAVLVTTEGEIKGTDLKGPVAAEAAEKWPRIANLASMII; translated from the coding sequence ATGGCACAACTTGTTTGCGCAGACAATACGGGCGCAAAAATACTACAAATTGCTCAGGTTACTCGGTACAAAGGGAGACATTCAAGGCTACCTGCCGCCGCCGTAGGTGATTTCGTTACGGTAACTGTAAAAAAAGGACCAGCTGAACTCAGAAAACAAATTTTTGGAGCTGTCATAGTTAGGCAGAAATACCCGATCAGGAGGTTGAATGGTGTTCGAGTATCTTTTGAAGATAATGCGGCGGTTCTAGTTACGACTGAGGGTGAAATTAAAGGAACAGACCTGAAAGGGCCTGTAGCTGCTGAAGCAGCTGAAAAGTGGCCAAGGATTGCTAATTTAGCATCCATGATCATATGA
- a CDS encoding 30S ribosomal protein S17: MVKNIGIQVKAPKKTCNNRYCPFCGSLSLRGKLIVGTVVSHKGKNMVVVEREYSRFVVKYKRYERSKSRIHAFISDCMDVSDGNKVKIAECRPLSKTISFAVVEVSE, encoded by the coding sequence ATGGTTAAGAATATTGGTATTCAAGTAAAAGCCCCCAAGAAGACATGCAATAACAGATATTGTCCGTTTTGTGGTTCCCTATCACTAAGAGGAAAATTGATAGTAGGGACGGTAGTTAGCCATAAAGGGAAAAATATGGTTGTCGTAGAGCGAGAATATTCAAGATTTGTGGTAAAGTACAAAAGATACGAGAGAAGCAAATCCAGAATCCATGCTTTCATATCTGATTGCATGGATGTATCCGACGGCAACAAAGTCAAAATTGCAGAATGTCGACCGTTGTCGAAGACCATATCATTTGCTGTTGTGGAGGTAAGTGAATAA
- a CDS encoding ribonuclease P protein subunit, whose amino-acid sequence MHAGNQNHYNEYLGKFVKINKARNARNSKLSGTIVNETKNMLYLSDHKSKNVIKVPKGEICEYEICHNSGTCTLDGKRLLGRPEELVNKVK is encoded by the coding sequence ATGCACGCAGGCAACCAAAACCACTATAATGAATATCTTGGCAAATTTGTTAAAATTAACAAAGCTAGGAATGCGAGGAATTCCAAACTATCCGGAACTATTGTGAACGAAACAAAGAATATGTTATACTTGAGTGATCATAAAAGCAAAAACGTCATAAAGGTTCCCAAAGGTGAAATCTGTGAATATGAAATTTGCCATAATAGTGGAACTTGTACACTCGATGGCAAGCGATTATTAGGCAGGCCCGAGGAATTAGTTAACAAAGTAAAGTGA
- the rpmC gene encoding 50S ribosomal protein L29, protein MSRNKTKTLRQFNDDDLKDKLIDLKVDLAKLRSEAIKGTLKKEAGVIRWKRRDIARVLTLMNERTGGKK, encoded by the coding sequence TTGTCAAGAAATAAGACCAAAACATTAAGACAATTTAACGATGATGATCTAAAGGATAAACTGATTGATTTGAAAGTCGATCTAGCCAAGCTTCGTTCTGAAGCAATTAAGGGGACTTTAAAGAAAGAAGCGGGAGTAATCAGGTGGAAGAGAAGAGACATAGCAAGAGTACTTACGTTGATGAATGAAAGAACGGGGGGTAAGAAGTAG
- a CDS encoding 30S ribosomal protein S3, with translation MNAIKNVLKNNYRNSELDEFLKEELKDAGFGGADIQKSPLGTRLTLYVTRPGLVIGRKGSGIRDLTSKLEVKFGLTNPQISVVEVEVPELNPKIMCNRLAQLIERGTAFRRAALWTVKTIENAGALGVEVTISGKLRSERAHFEKHSSGIIPKSGNMADKVVREGITHVLTKMGIMGIRLKIAIKNATPPEFELITNFKDHNNQKSQTDDKNLSESNENNMPDPNETQQQKEILENKGEIIK, from the coding sequence TTGAACGCAATCAAAAACGTATTAAAAAACAATTATCGTAATAGTGAATTGGACGAATTTCTAAAAGAGGAATTGAAGGATGCCGGATTTGGAGGTGCTGATATTCAAAAATCACCTCTGGGTACTAGACTAACCTTGTACGTGACAAGACCGGGACTTGTTATTGGAAGGAAGGGAAGTGGTATTAGGGATCTTACGTCTAAGTTGGAGGTAAAATTTGGATTGACCAATCCACAAATTTCAGTAGTCGAGGTAGAAGTACCCGAATTAAATCCTAAGATAATGTGCAACAGGCTAGCACAACTCATTGAAAGAGGCACGGCTTTCAGACGAGCTGCTTTGTGGACAGTAAAAACCATAGAGAATGCTGGAGCACTAGGTGTTGAAGTGACAATTTCCGGAAAATTACGTAGCGAAAGAGCTCATTTTGAAAAACATTCTTCTGGGATTATTCCAAAAAGTGGTAACATGGCGGATAAAGTCGTCCGTGAAGGCATTACACACGTTTTAACAAAAATGGGAATTATGGGAATTAGACTTAAGATTGCGATAAAAAATGCTACACCGCCAGAATTTGAACTCATAACTAATTTCAAAGATCACAATAATCAAAAAAGCCAAACTGATGATAAAAATCTGTCCGAATCAAATGAGAATAATATGCCGGACCCTAATGAGACACAACAGCAGAAAGAAATATTAGAAAATAAAGGGGAGATAATTAAATAA